One stretch of Miscanthus floridulus cultivar M001 chromosome 18, ASM1932011v1, whole genome shotgun sequence DNA includes these proteins:
- the LOC136523806 gene encoding uncharacterized protein: MDGGSGLNIMYAKTLDKMGIDRSNLRPIRAPFHGVVPGKQALSLGTEILTFDVVGFPRTFHAILGRPCYVKFMAIPNYTYLKLKMPGPRGVITVGTSFQRAYEYEVECCGHAATVVASRELIALREEATEKMPNMKKSTGSFESAEGSKEVLVDPSSPEEK; this comes from the exons atggacggaggcagcggcctcaacatcatgtacgccaagacgctcgacaagatgggcatcgaccggtcGAACCTCCGCccaatccgagcgcctttccatggtgtTGTGCCTGGCAAACAGGCTCTGTCGctagg GACTGAGATCCTCACCTTCGACGTGGTGGGATTCCCaagaaccttccatgccatcctgggacgaccatgttacgtgaagttcatggctatccccaactatacatacctcaagctgaagatgccgggccctcgcggggtcatcaccgtcggcacctccttccaacgcGCTTATGAGtacgaagtcgaatgctgcggccaCGCCGCCACGGTCGTCGCCTCCAGGGAACTCATCGCCCTCAGGGAGGAGGCTACCGAAAAAATGCCCAACAtgaagaaatcaaccgggtcgttcgaatcggcagagggctccaaggaggtcctcgtagacCCCAGTAGCCCCGAGGAAAAATAG
- the LOC136523807 gene encoding uncharacterized protein: MVAYYQEVRQLEDRLDGLELNHILRRLNEVADALTKVASGREPVPTRVLASDQHNPSVCYEGSERADDGPSDPPPRADPPTAPSNPEVMELEEDPVAELDLPKDWRMLYLDYLLYDTLPKDKTEARRLARRAKSFVLVKGEHYKRSHAGILQLCIPSE, from the coding sequence atggtggcatactaccaagaagttcGACAGCTAGAGGACAGATtagatggcctcgaactcaatcacatcctaaggcgcctcaacgaggtggccgatgCGCTCACGAAAGTAGCGTCCGGCCGAGAACCAGTGCCAACTAGAGTCTtagccagtgatcaacacaatcCCTCGGTGTGCTACGAGGGGTCGGAGcgggccgacgatggcccatctgatccgcCCCCGAGGGCCGACCCGCCGACTGCTCCGTccaaccccgaggtcatggagcttgaagaggatccagtagCAGAGCTCGACCTTCCGAAGgactggagaatgctttacctcgactacctcctctacgACACACTACCAAAGGACAAGACAGAAGCTCGACggctcgcacgtcgcgccaagtccttcgttcttgtgaAAGGCGAACACTACAAACGGAGCCACgccgggatcctacagctctgtatccctagTGAATAG